One stretch of Enoplosus armatus isolate fEnoArm2 chromosome 1, fEnoArm2.hap1, whole genome shotgun sequence DNA includes these proteins:
- the LOC139286334 gene encoding RNA-binding protein, mRNA-processing factor 2a isoform X1: MILSRNTTTSTSTQISSDTSSSSSARPHLGTSSLLKFRRHQDFHCSFRRTWGKYHSTKKDLILSEAAAAEATVNMSLKADAEPNNNVSIEEEVRTLFVSGLPVDIKPRELYLLFRPFKGYEGSLIKLTSKQPVGFVTFDSRSGAEAAKNALNGIRFDPESPQTLRLEFAKANTKMAKSKLMATPNPTNIHPALGAHFIARDPYDLTGAALIPASPDAWTPYPLYTTELTPGLPHAAFTYPAAAAAAAALHAQVRDQPMRWYPTPSETSQPGWKSRQFC; encoded by the exons ATGATTCTCTCTCGCAATACTAcaacttctacttctactcaaATATCCTCGGATACCTCGTCGTCCTCGTCTGCACGACCTCACCTCGGCACATCCTCTCTCCTCAAGTTCAGACGCCACCAGGACTTTCACTGCAGCTTCAGACGCACTTGGGGGAAATATCACTCGACGAAGAAAGACTTGATACTCAGTGAAGCAGCAGCCGCTGAGGCGACCGTCAACATGAGTCTCAAAGCTGACGCAGAGCCGAATAACAACGTTTCCATCGAGGAGGAG gTACGAACACTGTTTGTCAGTGGCCTACCAGTCGATATCAAACCACGGGAACTTTACCTTCTCTTCAGACCTTTTAAG GGTTATGAAGGGTCACTGATTAAGTTAACATCAAAACAG CCTGTCGGGTTTGTAACCTTTGACAGTCGGTCTGGAGCTGAAGCTGCGAAAAATGCACTAAAT GGTATCCGTTTTGACCCCGAAAGTCCCCAGACCCTGCGCTTAGAGTTTGCTAAAGCCAACACGAAGATGGCAAAGAGTAAGCTGATGGCCACACCGAACCCCACAAATATCCACCCTGCTCTAGGAGCACACTTCATTGCACGGGACCCAT ATGATCTGACGGGGGCAGCACTGATCCCAGCATCTCCGGATGCCTGGACTCCTTACCCCCTGTACACCACGGAGCTGACCCCAGGCCTCCCTCACGCAGCCTTCACTTACCCTGCggccgctgccgctgctgcagccCTCCACGCCCAGGTGAGGGACCAACCg aTGCGCTGGTACCCTACTCCCTCTGAGACTTCCCAGCCTGGATGGAAGTCCCGACAGTTTTGTTAG
- the LOC139286334 gene encoding RNA-binding protein, mRNA-processing factor 2a isoform X2 — MILSRNTTTSTSTQISSDTSSSSSARPHLGTSSLLKFRRHQDFHCSFRRTWGKYHSTKKDLILSEAAAAEATVNMSLKADAEPNNNVSIEEEVRTLFVSGLPVDIKPRELYLLFRPFKGYEGSLIKLTSKQPVGFVTFDSRSGAEAAKNALNGIRFDPESPQTLRLEFAKANTKMAKSKLMATPNPTNIHPALGAHFIARDPYDLTGAALIPASPDAWTPYPLYTTELTPGLPHAAFTYPAAAAAAAALHAQMRWYPTPSETSQPGWKSRQFC; from the exons ATGATTCTCTCTCGCAATACTAcaacttctacttctactcaaATATCCTCGGATACCTCGTCGTCCTCGTCTGCACGACCTCACCTCGGCACATCCTCTCTCCTCAAGTTCAGACGCCACCAGGACTTTCACTGCAGCTTCAGACGCACTTGGGGGAAATATCACTCGACGAAGAAAGACTTGATACTCAGTGAAGCAGCAGCCGCTGAGGCGACCGTCAACATGAGTCTCAAAGCTGACGCAGAGCCGAATAACAACGTTTCCATCGAGGAGGAG gTACGAACACTGTTTGTCAGTGGCCTACCAGTCGATATCAAACCACGGGAACTTTACCTTCTCTTCAGACCTTTTAAG GGTTATGAAGGGTCACTGATTAAGTTAACATCAAAACAG CCTGTCGGGTTTGTAACCTTTGACAGTCGGTCTGGAGCTGAAGCTGCGAAAAATGCACTAAAT GGTATCCGTTTTGACCCCGAAAGTCCCCAGACCCTGCGCTTAGAGTTTGCTAAAGCCAACACGAAGATGGCAAAGAGTAAGCTGATGGCCACACCGAACCCCACAAATATCCACCCTGCTCTAGGAGCACACTTCATTGCACGGGACCCAT ATGATCTGACGGGGGCAGCACTGATCCCAGCATCTCCGGATGCCTGGACTCCTTACCCCCTGTACACCACGGAGCTGACCCCAGGCCTCCCTCACGCAGCCTTCACTTACCCTGCggccgctgccgctgctgcagccCTCCACGCCCAG aTGCGCTGGTACCCTACTCCCTCTGAGACTTCCCAGCCTGGATGGAAGTCCCGACAGTTTTGTTAG